The genomic DNA ttaagtagaattgaatcatgattttaattgatttgtaataattgtattattgaattatgaaaaaaagtgtaagaaagtaatgaatagttgagaaaaaataatgattgtattgttaaattatgaaaaaagtaatgaataattgagataatttaatattaaaaattgaattgaattgtgaaaaaaaattgaaaaaaaaaagaaaaaataattattatattattaaattgaagataattaaaataaaaatattttaaaaccaaacgaGCCCTAAGATTTCCAAGCCCATGTCTACCTCCAAGAAGGCCCTTGAGGAATCGATCGACTCACCGAGAGAGACACCCCAGCTTACGCACAAAGTACGCTCATAAACTTATTCTCACAAATGACTAGGACACCCACCCCGGCACATCCTATTTATCTACCAAAGGTGCTGTGACTAACAGATAGGGAAGCTTTTGACAAGGAAATTGAGTTCAtcaatagaaagaaaaagaggtaCATCCCTTTTCTCAGAGCCCAAAGCTAAGAAAATGGACAAGAAATTGGTTGCTCGCTCTTATTGCAAATCAAACAGGCAGACAGAAATCATGCGATGGTTTGCACTTGAGACATAAAAAGAGACGGGCGCTCGAAGGGAAGATTGTTATCAATAGCCCCAGTAGTCGTTCCTGATTTCGTCATCAAACTTCTTCTTCAGTTCAGGGTGCTTCTCAAAGTATTCATCTGCTGTCATTGTACTGATCTTTTTCTGTTGGTACACAATACAAGTTTGAAGCATCAGGACACCATCTCGAATCACACTAGCCAAGAAGCCAGTGACAAGCACTAGAGAAGATTATGGCAGCAAGGTTCATTACCTTCAACTCTTGGACTTCCACAATCTCCTTTTCTAGCCGCTCAGACTCCTTGTGAGACTTCTCCTCGGCTTCTTTCAGCTCCACCAACTGTGACATAAATAACCAGTGCATCAGAGACAGTTCATGCATGAGTTGCCGCACCAAATAGGAAGAGGATATAGAAGACTATTACTCACCAGAGCATCAAATTTCGGCTTGTATTGAGGAGTGACGGTGTCCACAAACTTTGGGACCTCAATGCCTGCAAATGGAACACGTgacaataaaatgaaaaaatgaagTGGAAGACCCTAGAAAGTGTAACATAACTTGAGTTGCAGATTAAGATTGCACCCAGATTTTGTAAACACGTGATGTCCAAAGCTCCTCATAAATGCTTACAATTCCCCATCCTCACTGATCCATTTTTTATAAGTACTCTTACCAGAGTATTAGTAACCGAGACAGCAGCACATTTTTAATGAGGGATTATACCTACATTCCAGAGTATGTTCTTTGTTGATAATGGTTCTGACCTAAATATCCCGCTTATCCCACTTTCCAGCTAGATATCAACAGAACCAATAACTACCTATAGCGTGAGCAAATAACAGATTGGTTCAGCTTCAGCTCATACGTAACAAGGAATATTTGCTGACCACCATTTCCTGATCAGTCATTTCAAGAACGACATCACAATTTTCTCTAACGGTTCATTGAGTTTAGAGGAaacatttgattattttttttttggtggtaAGTAGACATGATTGATGCTATCAACTCTTTCCGATACCAACTCAACAGTACAGTTTATTCTTCCATCTTGCACAGGGACTTGGAATGCCTAAAGATATTCCCAGATGCTTGAAATGGCTAAAATTCAAACAAGTTCAGAGCCATAAATAGCCAATGTCACTTAGCAGCAGACTTCGTGAAGCACATCTTAGCTGACCAAATAGCCAGAATGCACCGATTTGCCTCACTCAAAGTTGATCCAACTAAACAAAGATGTTGCAAAATACAGCTGAGAAATTGCAAGATTGAGCATATCATAAACTCACTCTCGTAAGCCTCCTTGTACATATCCACCAAGCGAGACCCGATTCCTTTTCTATAATATTCCCAGTCGAtaggttccggttcctgcACGGAATGTTAAACAATCAACGATTACAAATGGCACAAGGTAAAGCTCAAGCAATTAGAGAAAAGCTCCATCCTCATTCAGCCTGGGCGTAAAGGGCACGTAGGCGGTGAATCGGGTTGAAGCACAGATTCTAAACTCGTCCACATTTCATGAGCAGATTCGCAATGTATGCTATAATTAAGGAGTTTCCTCACAGATTCCAACAAATACACAAAATCATCGAACGGGCGGAACCATCAAAAACCCAATCAGCAGCTCGAAAACTAAAGCTCCGGTTATAGAAGTCAAAGATCTGAGCAGACTGGCACAAATCGCTGGCAATCTCCGCGAAATCAGATGAGAAATGAAGAGAGAatctgagagagagagagagagagagagagagagagagagagagaggaaggtaCCTGGCTGAACTTGGTCTGGAGCTGGGAGTTGACATCGTCGAAGGCGCGGCGGAGGTTGGCGAACTCCTTGCGGGCCTCATCGGAGACGAGGAGCTTGGCCATGCCGTCCCAGTCGATGGTCCTGGAGGCCTTGAACGCGATGTCCGCCGCCTTCTTCACGGGGCCActcattttctctctcttagGGTTTCCCTGGCGAAAGCAGCGATGAGTGAGAAAGTAACAGACCAGTTTTCGGCTGATCGGCTAGTTGATTTTGATTCGGTCCCCTCAATTGCCTCGCAGCGTTTTCTGTCCCCAGCTGCTTCCGCTCTTCTCCTCCCCCGCTTTCTTGGTATGCGAAGATGGTTAATGGGCCGGGTTACTTGGGCCAACCCATGGGCTTGAGCCTGAAAGCCCAATAATAAGAGTGGGCTGCCCGAGCCGACTTCCATGGGCCGAAACAGAAGACACTGTCGATGTGATACTGAATAGACCCTCCACATCGATCATATTTACTACATTCAGCACCGTAGCACTGACAACCAACGCCATGCAAGACATTATCGTGTCGACATACGTTTCATGCGGGTGAGTGGAAGGTCTTAATTTCCTTTTAGAAGATGAATGGCACATCATCGGGATCGCACCGTCTCATGTAGCATAATGTCATGTACCCCCATTAAAGCTGACAATATGCTAATTACAAAGAAGTCTTTAGGTTTCATGTTATTTTTCTCCATCCTCGAATAGCCTACAACCATGCGTGCCTGATTCATGAATGAGAAAAACCGTATAGAAATAATCGAtatttaaacatttttttaaagggaaaaaaaaaagaacttagCTAGGGTACTGTCCTTTGGCATGCTTTGCCATGAATATCTGACAATTCTTTTTAAGTGATGGTATTATGGTAAGGAAGAAATCAAACAACCTTGGACTTCCGGTtccttttgtttcttttattcatttttccgAATGTTTTCCTCTCtattatatgatttttaaTTATCTGTTGGATATTTGTCGGCCTCAGGCATCTTCTCTACACGGGACTCAACCATGCATATACGTACAAGAATTAGATACAAcgaatataaataaataaaaagtcaGGAGAAAATCAAATCCCCTTTTATTAAGTAAAATACCAATAATTGCGTAgactatacatacatatatatatatatatatttgcgtGAAATTTGGGCTGAGCTGAAACGGCACGCTTTGACTTTCTATTAGGTTGactgattttgaaaattattggtCTCTCGATCACAGAATAACTAATGATGAGTTTATCCTCCAATGGCGAGGGAGCATTCTCACAAAAGTCGTCCACTCCAATTGAAAAAATCGGTATGTAACCAATGATGAAGCTGGGAAGAAATCAGAGTTGCAGAGAAGAAAAATCTGCAGATTCTTCAGTGATTCATTCAGCAGTAAAGCCATGATTATATGGACGTTTACATTGGGATAAATCTCTGGAAATATGGAGTCTAACTAGGAAACAAATAAATTCTAgcctaaaacaaaaaatacttTACAGAATTACACAATCCTAGTGATACTCGAGAAGATATCTCGAGATATTTGACTGTAATACtcccccctcaagttggagcgtGAGGATTTCGAACACCCAACTTGCTGAGAAGTAATTTGAATCGTTCGCGTCCCAATGCCTTAGTGAAAAGATCCGCCAATTGATGCTTTGTGGAAATATGGGCCGTAGTTACGACATTCTTCTTAATATGATCACGAATGAAATGACAGTCAATTTCAATGTGTTTTGTGCGTTCGTGAAAGACTGGATTAGCAGTAATATGAAGTGCTGCTTGATTATCACAAAATAACTGAGTAGGTCGAGACGATGAGACCCCGAGAGATGATAGCAAGCTGCGTAACCAAATGATCTCACTGACTGTGGTAGCCATGGCCCTGTATTCTGCTTCAGCTGAAGAACGTGAAACAGTAGTTTGTTTCTTCGTTTTCCAGGAAATTGGACTACCTCCAATACTGACGAAATAGCCGGTGATGGAACGCCGAGTCATCGGGCAACTAGCCCAATCAGAATCACAGAATGCAGTAAGTTCCAACGATTGCGGACCAATAAAAATTCCTTGACCCGGCGACTGCTTGACATAACGAAGCACACGAATAGCTGCATCCCAATGACTTTGATGAGGTGCCTGCATGAACTGCAATAGGATCTGGACGGAATAAGTGAGGTCCGGTCTTGTAATGGTGAGGTAAAGAAGACGCCCGACAAGCCGACGATATTGTCCTGGATCATCAAGTAAAGTACTGGACTCGGAAGAGAGTCGATGATTCTGTTCCATGGGAAATTCTGAAGGACGAGAGTCCAACATACCACATTCAGACAAAATATCAAGAGCATACTTTCGTTGGCAGAGGAATAATCCCGAATTCATGCGAGACACTTCTATGCCAAGAAAATACCGCAAGGCACCCAAGTCTTTAATTCGAAAACATGAGCTAAGGTATCTCTTGAATGAAGCGCAATGACTTGATGAATTGCCGGCGACCAACAAGTCATCCACATAGACAAGTACAGCAATGAATGTACTACCTTTAGAGTAAGTGAAAAGGGAATGATCAGCTCCACATTGCTTGAAGCCGTATGCATATAAGGCATCAGCTAGTTTAGAGAACCAATTTCTGGAAGCCTGTCGAAGTCCATAAATGGATTTGTGTAGGCGGCATACTTGTCCCGGGGAAGTGGCAAGAAGACCGGGCGGAAGCGACATATAAACTTCTTCATGTAAATGACCATGGAGGAAGGCATTATGCACATCCATCTGATGAATCTCCCATTTCTTGACAACAGCAACAGCAAGAAAGCATCTGACAGTTACAAGTTTTGCAACAGGTGCAAAAGTTTTAGTAAAGTCGACCCCTTCTACTTGTGTGAAGCCTTTAGCCACAAGATGAGCTTTATATCTCTCAACAGATCCGTCAGCATGTCGCTTAACTTTGTAAACCCATTTACAATCAACGGGTTTCTTCCCGGAAGGTAAAGTACTAAGAGTCCACGTGCCATTTAGTTCAAGGGCTCGTAGTTCCTCAGCCATAGCCTTTTGCCATCGATGATTGCGAGCAGCCTCTTTATATGATCGAGGCTCTTCATCAGAATCCAGAGCAACAAGAAATGAAATATACTTATTGGTGGCACCTGTGTAAGATAAATAGGCTTGTAAAGGATATGGAGTACCTGAGGAAAGTGGAGAATCGGATGAATGAACGGGGGTTGACTCGGCCATTGCCGTATGACAAACAAAGTCGTTCAAAAAAGGAGGTGGCCCTCGTATTCGTTCTGACCGACGTAATGCTGGAGAATTCAGGGAGAATGAATCAGCTGGACTGTTGTTGGACGAACTGGGCTGATTCATAGAGCCCAGCAAAGAAGAAGTTTGGGTCGGAGTCCCACTTAATCGCGAAGGAGAACGAACTGAGCTTCCAGACGAATTTGGGCCGAATTCGCTTAAATCAGAATTCACTTTATCCATGTCCGTCGGGTCTGAAAGAAACGCGCGACCCGATCCGCTTGGTGCTAAATTCGCTGGGCTGCTTGCTACTACTGGGCCGACACTTGGACCTCCTATGTACTGGGCTAGTTCGTGTTCTATCTCGGATGAGCTGGGCTGTTCCCTGTGCTGATCGCCCGAATTCTTCTTTTCCCTGTTATATCCAAGAGCTCCATCTTCTAAGTTCAAGGACAGAGGTGACCCATCATCCTCCTCGATTAAATCCGAAACTTGGAATGGGAATGAATGTTCATAAAATATGACATCCCTTGAGACAAAAAATTCCCGAGTCTTTAAATCATACACGCGCCATCCCTTCTTGCCATAGGGATAGCCTACAAAAATGCATCTTCGTGCCCGTTCTTTGAACTTATCTTTCGGTGGTGGCCTTATTTGTGCATAGCAAAGGGAACCAAATACCCTTAAGTGTGAATAGGTAGGTGGCTTACCAAACAACACTTCTTATGGACTTTTCCCAAATAATGTCGGGGTTGGTGTGATATTGATTAGATATGCCGCTGTTAAGATACACTCACCCCAAAATTTAGC from Punica granatum isolate Tunisia-2019 chromosome 2, ASM765513v2, whole genome shotgun sequence includes the following:
- the LOC116195210 gene encoding ATP synthase subunit d, mitochondrial; the encoded protein is MSGPVKKAADIAFKASRTIDWDGMAKLLVSDEARKEFANLRRAFDDVNSQLQTKFSQEPEPIDWEYYRKGIGSRLVDMYKEAYESIEVPKFVDTVTPQYKPKFDALLVELKEAEEKSHKESERLEKEIVEVQELKKKISTMTADEYFEKHPELKKKFDDEIRNDYWGY